A region from the Ascaphus truei isolate aAscTru1 unplaced genomic scaffold, aAscTru1.hap1 HAP1_SCAFFOLD_456, whole genome shotgun sequence genome encodes:
- the LOC142484889 gene encoding profilin-2-like, with product MSWDDYVKNLVDKNCQDAAIVGYGRSACSVWACHPGGVLGRITPAEVSVLIGDDRTCFFINGLTIGGVKCSVIRDQFTAPDIMVMDLKTKNPDGPSLSVAVGKAKTALVFVMGAEGVHGGALHTKANEMSKYLRDLNF from the exons ATGTCTTGGGATGACTACGTGAAGAACCTGGTGGATAAGAATTGCCAGGACGCCGCGATCGTGGGGTACGGCCGCTCCGCCTGCTCCGTGTGGGCCTGCCACCCGGGCGGGGTGCTGGGCAGGATCACC CCGGCAGAGGTGAGCGTTCTCATTGGGGACGATAGAACCTGCTTCTTTATCAACGGCCTGACGATAGGAGGCGTGAAGTGTTCGGTCATCCGAGACCAATTTACTGCGCCGGACATTATGGTCATGGATTTAAAGACCAAGAACCCAGATGGCCCGTCCTTAAGCGTAGCTGTTGGAAAAGCAAAAACAG cGCTGGTCTTTGTGATGGGTGCAGAAGGGGTTCATGGTGGAGCTCTCCATACTAAAGCAAATGAAATGTCCAAGTACCTGAGAGATTTAAACTTCTGA